The following is a genomic window from Canis lupus baileyi chromosome 30, mCanLup2.hap1, whole genome shotgun sequence.
CCCCGGGCcggctgctgcagctgctgcgaGGGAGGCGGACGGAGGGCCTCTGAGGTGGGGCCGCTCTGGGGCTGCTCTGGGGCCGCAGCCGTGCATCCCTGGGAGGTTTAAGGCCTCCAGCAGCGCTGTGCAGGCCATGTCCGTGTCCTCTTGACTCATAATTATCcacaaataaatctctttctggCCATGGTGTCGCAGGGCAGTGATTTCTTTTCCTGTCAGGGACTCCCTGTTAATTATCCCCTAGTACCTGAAGCCCCCCAGCCagccccccagcccggcccccagcccccgggaAGAGCCTGCCCCACCGCCAGCGCCAGGAGGCCCGGTCCCCTCTCTCCCACCTGCTGTGCCCTGAGGGCAGGGCCCCCCGGGAGTGGGGGGGCTCCCTTCCCCACCACGGCAGGCCAGAGTCTGAGACGTGCTTCAGTCACTGCTCAGGTTCCACCGCCTGGGTCCCAGTTCctgcatgggggcggggggggggggcagcgctGGTCCTACTGGCCCGGCGGGTACTGTGACTCACCCACACTTTGTGAATAAGTCCCCAGGCAGCCTCCAGGAACGCCAGGCTCCTTGCTGTGccagagagggtgggagagaagggggggggggctgctgtaCCTCCCAGAGGCCTCAAACTCCACCTCTCGAGCCCCCTGCCGGCTCTCCTGTGCCCCTAGCTGGCCGGCGAGGCCCTCCTGGTGGGCGACTTTGTGGCTGCTAGAGCCCACTCCCACAAATGCGGTGGCTTACAGCAACGCAGAGTCACTCACAGTCGTGGAGGTCGGACAGGTAAAGATGGGGGCGCAGGGCTGggtccttctggaggctccagggaacCTACCCTCTGCCTTTGCCAGCTGCACTCCTGGCCGGTGGCCCTCCCACGTCACAGCCAGCAGTGTAGCCTCTCTAGTGTGACTCTGGCCCCTgcctcctcttataaggaccccaggatgacaTTGGGCCCCCCAGAGAGTCCAGGGTCACCCCTCCAGCCCAAGATGCTTAGCGTAATCATCTGAACCGTCCCCTTGCCACATAAGGTTACATCCGCAGGTTCCTGGTGATGAAGTCTTGGAATACAGGTGAGGCCCGGAGCCGATGACCAAGAAAGGATTCTGGAGGCATCTTTAGTGCAGAGTGGGGGGTTTATGGAAGCCCGGGGACGggcccatgggcaggaagagcggcGGCCCGGGGCCTGTGAGGGGAGGCTGGTTACACACCTGGGAGtcgggaggggtttgaggatggCGTCCTCTCGAAGGAAgcttggaagcaaggtttccaggaccctgaggggcAGCTATTGTTGGGCAAAGGTCACTGATTACCCTCTAATAAATCTGAggcatgagacccttcagatgtgtatcggtGGGCCGTGTGCTTGGGGATGATCGTCAACacgtatcttgggggtttagagataaaggacatttctaaaggaatttttatatgttaaagtagatctacaggctcctgggggtcgggctgaggttgccttctgcccttagcgAGGTATGAACATCCAGGCAGCTGAGTCCGTAGAGGaagttccctctgcctgtttcgaGGACTTGTCGAtgtgccttgtcctcagctagtcctctgtcCCCCCATCACTGGCACATCCCCAGGGACATCCTTCAGCCCTCTGCATCCTGTGATGGGgatgggggggcacctgggtcctCACACGGTCGCCCGTCTCTCTCTGAGGCTCCGCATGAAAGGTCCAGCAGAGGACCACGCGTGGCTGTCAAACATCAGCTGCACAGAGGATTCCTGGTGCCGGCTTCCCCTGAAGGGTGGGAAGACCAGCCTCGGGTCCAGGCCCCACCCTGGAGACCACGCTGCTGCGGGCTTTCCCAGGCTGGGTTCCTGGAAAAGAGCCTGCTCCCCACCTTGAGCAACAGTAGTGGGGAGGGAGCGGGGTGCCATCCGAGGgtgtcaggtgaggccagaagaAGGGacaaggcagggggagggagagaagatgcATGGCAGAGTGTGACCACGACCAGGGCTTCCAGGTCGCCCATCTCCCCCCATCTTCTCCAGTGGATCGAAGTCCAGCCCATGGGGGTGGGCGACTCTGGGCTTTTGGGGTGTGCTGTGTAGCTTCGGGGCAGGTGTGGGTCCCGCTGGGTTGGACGTTGGTGCCAGAGCTGCTACCGCAGAGGCCAGGGTAGGTGGGGACGGACAGGCTAGGGTGGCCCGTTCCCGGGGCTGCGGAGGTGAGCTGGGTAGGGTACGATGGGAAGCCCTGAATCCGATGAGAAGTCCCCCCTCCTCCAGCGTCCGGTCACTGTGGACTCTGCTCGTGGTCACTGTGCCGTGGGAGTGCCTGCTGGAAGCCCACGTGCCTGTGTAGTCCCGAGAGGTCACCAGGTCCCCGCACGGGGGCTGCACCTGTTGGCACTCCCAGCCTGCTGGGGGGTTAGCAAGCTTCCAGACGTCTGCCGGTGGAGCAGGACGAGACAGGGCCTCAGCGTGGTTtcactctgctcttccctcttaATTAGGAGAGTTACAGGGAGGGGCgtctgggggggctcagtcggcagagcgtctgcctttggctcaggtcatgatcccgggtcctgggatcgagccccttgttGGGGTTCCCCCCTCAGCAGGAagcttgcttgtccctctgtctctcctcgcTGGtgctctcgctctccctctccttctctctctctcaaataaatactttaaaaaaaaaaatcacaagtctGTTCTCCGAGTTTGTAATCTGTCTTGAGTTGTAGATGAAAAGCCCGTGTGCGGACCCGGACCATGGAGAATTCACCCGTCCCCTGGCCCTTGTGTGCTGGAGCCACGTCCCTGCCTTTGCAAGGGCAGAAAATGCCTTCGGGCCGCTTCCCAGCAGCTCGGAGTCTTGCAGCTGGGGAGTCCCCACCTGGGGATGACGGCTGACCCACGCCGACGATCGTGTCCAGTGCTCGGATGCCGTCCATTCCTTGTCCTTCTATCTCCAGGACAACGTGCATCCGATGCCATCTGGGTCCGTGGGCTGTGGTTTCTGCCCCCACCGCGTCCCGGGAGCAGTTAGGCAACAGGTGCGGCGGGGTGTGCCCCACCTCCCCGAGCTGGTGAGGATGCTGACCCAGGGCTGGACCAGGGCATGGCCCGGTGCTCTGACCCGTGTGGCCCCAGGGGGAGGATGCAGGGTCTGGCTTTGGGAAGAGTGACATTGGCcgaggattccttttttttttttttttaagattttatttatttattcatagagatgcagagagagagagagagaggcagagacacaggcagagggagaagcagactccatgcagagagcctgacgtgggacttgatccagggtctccagatcacgccctaggctgcaggcggcgctaaaccgctgcgccaccggggctgcccttggccgaggattctgagcagaggagaggaaacTCACCTGAGGGCAGCTGGGAAAGGTGCCCACCTGCTTGGGGAGCTGGAGATTTGGGGTCTGTGACTCTCAGGGCTGGGCCTGGTCCCTGTGTTCTGGGTCCCAGAGAGACGGATGGCACTCGCAGGGGCGAATGGCGCTGATAAGGGGGCCATtccaggcgggggtggggggcacgacTGGGGGGCGTCACCAGCCTGGCAGGGCAGGCTAACAATGGGTGAGCTGCAGAAGTGCAGGACAGTCGTGTCGCAGAGACCGCAGGCAGGACAGGAGCCCCACAGAGACCGCGGGCAGGACAGGAGCCCCACGGTCCCTGCGGGGGGCGGATGGACGAGCTCCAACCCACCGGTTGTCTCCCAGACCGGCTCCGGGTTGCTGTCTCCGTGCCGAGCCGCCGACAGGCTGAACCTTCGCTTCAGTGCAGAATCGGCCACGCCAAGGGGTCGAGCGGGTCACGAAAGCTTTACCCTTCTCGTTCCAGGACGGCGGGTGGACGCACGCGGCTCGCACGGGGGCTCTCTCGCTCAGCCGGGAAGCTGCTCGCTCACGACCCTGGGGCCGTCTCCCTTCCCTCGCCATCCAGACGGCCCGATCCTTCGGCCCCAGACGCCGAGTAGTTTGGGAAGTGGAGACCAACTCGAGTCCCTAACAACTTTCTGCCACGACCCGAACCACATGGACCCCTCCCCAGCCCTTGCTCTCCCCATAACGGTGCGCTCTTTATTGACGGGACGCAGACACGGGGCAAACCAACCACAGGACCGGCCACTCGTGGCAGGGCCCCTCTGCTGAAAACCGGAGCTGTGCTGTTGCCCGGGTGCCCCCTGGACGAGCACATGCAGCTCAGAGGGTACACTCGAGACCCTTCCAGGGGGAAGGCTCAGTGAGGCCGTACGGTTCTTCTACACGTAcgtataattttttttgaagattttatgtattcacgtgagagagcaagagagagcatgggcaggggacGGGGAGACGGAGCagacccccgctgagcagggagcccgacatggggcccgatcccaggaccctgagatcacaattggagccaaaggcagacgcttcactggcGGAGCCCCCAGACGCCCCTTCACGTACATCCTTGTTATGTGAACTGTTGTGGCCTCTTGCACGCACATCTGTGTGTTTCTACCAGGGTGTAAGCTGGTGTGTGAAGGCGTCTGAGTACACGAGAGCTAATGCTCTAGAATCAGATTTCCCCAAATCTGGTCATTAAATGGGGGAACTAAGGACCAGAGACAGGACGGAGTCGAGGCAGGTGTGGGGAGCCGTGGTTAGAACACAGGCTCCTGGATCCTGGGCCCCCCACCCACTCGCCGTGATCTTGGGCGGCTCCCCCGGGGCTCAGCAATGCGGGTGGAAGGGGTGGCCGGCCAGCTCAGGCCAGCGCGTGACCCAGGAGGGGCCCCACACGGCGCAGAGGTCACGAGGCTGTAAAACAGCCACATAAACACGTCACTCGCACCTCTTGATGCTTCTGGATGTGATTACAGtttcagatgaaagaaaacaccaaaacaaaggaggaaattcGCAAAGAtctacaaatatgtatttaaagagACTATAAGCCCTCGATGAACGTAATGAAGGTCAGTGACTGTGCTGACTTTGTCTCGCCCACGGGAGTTAGGAGCAGGGACCAAGACAGGTGCAGGACAGCCTCTCCCTAAGTGGCCCTGCAAAGCAACagcattggctttttttttttttttttttttttttcagcattggCTTTTGATCCCAGACACGCCCAGAGAGGACGGAACCACACGGAACCACGTGGATGGGCCCGCTCAGAGCGGAACTAGAAGTACGCCAGCTCGTCGTGCTTGGCTTTGTTGGTCTGATAGCTGGACAAGGCCAAGGGCTTGTTCTCATGCGGGAGACTCTGAAATACTCGAAGGTGCACAAATTCGTCATCGTCAACTTGGACCTGGAATGGGGTGCGGTcgggggaggggagtgaggggcTGGCAGGACCTCTGACCCCACGTGCCCCTGCTGGGCCAGCCTGCATGGTGTAGGCCCTGGAGTCGGGGAGGGGGAGCCCTCCAGGtcatccccccccgcccccggccgccccccttCCCCACTGCAGCTCTGCCGCTCACCTTGATGAAGTAGTTTGTCCCCGCGACCACCTGGCTCCTGAATGTCACGGCCTTAAAAGTAGTGTACTTCTTATTTTCCCGCTCTTCCAGCTGGGCCTTCACCTGGGGGCCGGGAGAGAACGTTAGCGGCCTCCCTCCCGCGAGGGGAGCTCACAGCTTACCTGCTCACGTTAAACACTGTGAACAGTTCCCGTGCGGCCCCTTAGGTTTTCTCCACCACCACTGACTGTTCTTGATCGCGGAGGGACGCGGTCCACGAAGCGCAGAACACGACTCCCTCGATCTGCCCGTTTCCATGGTGGTGCCTCAGCTTACCTCCGCCCTTCCAGCTCCACGAACGTCACGGGGTCATTTAACATTCTCACCACGACAGCACTATATGCAGGTTCCCACCCGTCTTCCCTTTTACTTAACCCTCGGACGGGTCGCTTGAAAGgctgtgtgtgatttttttttttttactcttaaaaattgagtaaaatgtttcaaaattttcaaaattttcaacaaaatacaaTCTTTAGTTGAAAGGTACTCTCCCTTCTTGTAGATGTGCCCCGGTTCTCTGCACCATTCCCCTACTGGGGCCACTACAGCTGTTCCTCAACGTCTCCCACAACACAGGATGCAGCGGATTCTGGGCTCTGCAGGTAAAAATCACTTTACTGATCTTTAGACGATTTCTTTAAGAAGCAGAGCCTTTGGGCACAAGCTGATCCTGATCATTTGTGTCAAAGAGCAGTCATACTTTTGGGTCAATGTTGTTTTCCAAAGCTGTGACCTTTTAGGAACTGAGCATCTTTATGGCAAAAGGAAAACaggtttgcctttttttaaaaaataattttttaaagattttatttatttatgagagaagagagagaagcagagacacgggcagagggagaagcaggctccctgtggggcgcctgatgcagaacttgatcccaggaccctgggatcacaccatgggccaaaggcagatgctcgactgctgagccacccaggcgctcccccccccccccccccccgcttataaatttaaaatctaagcTACTTTACAAGTGCTCTAGCTGCCTGCTGGGTTGACAGTAGGCCCTGGAGTGCACAGACTTTGTGTTGGAGGGACAGGACTAGTTCCAGAGGGTTGTGGGGTTTTGGGTCATCGGGCTGCAGGGCACAGGCTAGCCCCTGGGAGACGGGgtcgggggtgtgtgtgtgtggggggtcacCATCATGACACAGGTGGGTCACCATCCAGTGCAAACAAAGGCTGTGTGTGTGGCCCTCAGGGAGGTGCCCCTGCTGGGACAAAGGGACAGGAGGCTGGCCTCTGGGCAGCACGGGGCAGGCTGGTCACCGTCCtgctgctcctgtgctctctctgtgtaaccgcctccccacctgggcctacctgtgTCTGAATTCTCACCTGGAGCCCCCTTGTTTGGGCAAAGCACCATGCTAGCTCTGCAGTGAACGGGCTCTGCAGGCAGCTTACAAAGCTGGGGCCCAGGGGTTTGGGAAGGAATCACCTGTCCCTTCGCCTGCTTCAGGGGGTGGCGGCAGGAAAGCCCTGCTGCAGGGAAGGGATGGTAAGAAAACCCCAGCGGAGGTGAGGGAAGGGGCAACGTGGCAGCCTCGACCGTGCAGAAGGGCAGCTCCGGGCACCGGTACTGACCCGGGAGGGGGCTCGGAGTCCCggctgggctggggggctggggggctgccaGTCAGCAGTCAGCAGCCTGCAGGGACGGGCCTGGGCGGAGGcgggggagggcacagggcaggtCCAGGACAGGACCGGGGTGCGGGGCGCTCCTGGGGGCGCTCCTGGGGGCGCTCCTGGGCGGGTGCAGAATGTCCCCTGAGCCGGGTCGGGGTGGCCGTTCGCGCAGGCCGGCCCGCTCGGAGggcgcctggctgcctcagtttctcccagtGGCAGCACCGCGTCAACACGGGCGGGAGCGGCTGGCCTGAGAGCGgcgggggaggaagggcagggcctgggcctgggcccggggccgcggggaggcggGGCTCGCGGCAGTCACCGCAAATCCCTCATTTTCACGGGTCCCGTGGGGGTGAGTCAccggcccgggcggcggggagggggaggggcggggcgggggtggggtgggggagggtgtcgggccggggccggggccggggccggggccggggcgggggtgggagcggaggggagggtgtggggccgGGGTCCCGCCTTCGCCCGGCTCCGCGCCCGGCTCTGCACCTGCGGCGTGCGGGAGGCCCCGAGGCCCAGCGGGAGCGGCCCCGCGCGCTGCCGCCTACCTGGTCGGCGATGGCCTGGGTGTCGGCCGTGGCGGGCTGCGAAGCGCTGGGCGCCCCGCACATCatgctggcggcggcggcggcggcgggagcgcggACGGAGGCGCGGGCGGAGGACCGAGCGGCGGAGCTCAGCGGAACCCCGAGCCCCGGAACCCGCTCCCCTTAAAGCGGGCGGCGGTCAcgtggggcgggcggggcggggccacgTGGGGGCGGGGCCACGAGGGGCGGAgtcggggcggggccaggaggggcggggccacgTGGGGGCGGGGCCACGAGGGGCGGAGTCGGGTCCCCTgctgccccacccccgcccccgtgcGCCCCAGGCGGCCGCCCCCGGGGCCCTCGCCGCGCGCACCGTGTGGGCGCTCGTGGTCCTGCCCTGTAGGGACGTCCCCGAACCGCGGCCTCGGTGTCCTCCGGTGGCCGGTCGGGCGCGGTGGGGGCGGTCCCCCTCGGGGTGGGCTCTGCAGGGGACGGTCTGGAGGCGCCCCCCGTGCAGcgttggggcggggtgggggcgcccgggggagCGGGGAGCTGCCCGGGAGGTGAGAGCTTGCCCCGGGCCCAGGGGAGAGAAGCCCGCGCGGCCGGGAgctgggggagcggggggggggggggggggcaggagctgCAGGGGGGCCGAGTCCAGGGTGCGGCCTCAGGGCGCTCTGCATTCaaccggccccgccccccgcttgTGCCAGCGGATCTGGACAGTCACCCGCATGTGAcccagaggcacagggagggcgggggggggcgggcgctGGACACAGGAGGCTCCAAGCTGTCCCGGCAAGGGAGGAGCTGGCTCCCGGGGCTTCggccgggctgggctgggggctgcagggcTTGTGGTCAGATGGAGGGCATTTAGGGCAAGACCTGGGTGAGAATTAGATTCAACCAcccagggatgggggagggtccCACACTTTATTCGGGGCGGGGGTAGGGGCCGTGCTAGGAGCTGTCAGGACAGGACTGGTTTTTGAGAAAGGGCCGGGCCCCTGCCCCCCCATGGCCCACCCCTCGGTGGCCGCGGGCGTCCTCTCCCTGGGTGCTGACTCTGCAGGAGCCCACCCGCTCTGCCGGGTGCTGGGCTGACCTGGAGCCGCTGCCAGGAGTCTCCCCCGAACAGGTGTGTGGGGAGACAAGCCTTTCTGGTACCTGCTGGGGCAAAGCCCGGTTTGTAACTTTAGGAAAGGACGGAGGACAAGGTGGGAGGACAAGTGGTTgagcccggggcggggcgctGAGGAGGAGATGGACAACCTGTTCACAGCCGCATGAATGTGCCACTGAGTCAGATTTGATTccataaaaatagaaagcaaagcaTCAGAAATTAATTGTCAACGTGGGGAAAGGCAGGCGGTTCTCTGGCTTTTCCTTGTCACATGGCTCAGTGGGCTTGGCCCTCCTccactccccctcctctctccaccctgcCCAGCAGGTTTTGCTCCCTCTTGCATtgggttaaaaagaaaaccacaggcccaaaatggagccTTTAGGTCACGTCACCAGGCCGGGACCTCATGCCTAACCTAGCCACAACCTGCcccagaaatgtagtcttaacTGGCCAGTAGGAATCTTCTGGTGGCACCAAGGAGATCATCTGTCCCATGggttctcctccttcccccaatgGAAGAGGAGGGaatctgcaggatcaggcccctgtccccccaccccccacccctcccacccccccgccaggGAAGGTGACCTTTTCCAAAATAATCTTCTCTTCTGCTGATTGTCCTCCCCTGTTTCTGCCTACACTATCCCCACACTCTCTGCAGCTCCCGGAGCACCTGTGtgcttgctagatgggatgctgctcTCAGTGGATCGTTGAATCAAGCCAGCTAGCCCTTCAAATGCACACAGTTGAATTTTTGTAACACAGGCCTCCTCGGGACGGGTCCTCTCTCCCTGCTGGaccccactcctttttttttttttttattttaatttttatttattttatgatagtcacagagagagagagagaggcacagagacacaggcagagggagaagcaggctccatgcaccgggagcccgacgtgggattcgatcccgggtctccaggatcgcgccctgggccaaaggcaggcgctaaaccgctgcgccacccagggatccccatggacCCCACTCCTCATTCGCTCACGCTGAGTCAGGAGAGccaggttcttgtctcacggagttgAAGAAGGAATCTcatggacaaaggagagtgagtaatgCGATAagagttttaatattatttttaaagattctatttatttattcatgagagacacacacacacacacagagagagagaggcagaggcacaggcagagaagcaggctccacgcagggagcccgacgtgggacttgatcccgggactccaggatcatgccctgggccaaaggcaggcactaaaccgctgagccacccggggatcctgaTAAGAGTTTTATTAAAGAGGAttcagaaaaagctctcaggacTGTTAGGGATCCCAACAAGGCTGCACTGGGGGCCCGTAGgattggtcttttattgaaatcCAACCAGGGAACttttaacatctttattgagAGCACCATGGAGTAAGGACTGGTGATGACATCTTTAATGGCCCATTTCCCTTTTAGGGTCCAGTAAGTTCTCTATTGGATCACAAGTAGCTGTTAGAACAAGACACCAAGGACCAGATGGTCctgtttgtttcttcctctctggtTACCTTACACCtccacatttttgggatttttgtgagcctcaTCCCATGGCcccctacttctctctccctacctagccttCCCTTTCCCCTACTCAACATTTTACAAATAGGAGGGTAATACCCTGGGAAGTAAGTAAAGAC
Proteins encoded in this region:
- the CSTB gene encoding cystatin-B; the encoded protein is MMCGAPSASQPATADTQAIADQVKAQLEERENKKYTTFKAVTFRSQVVAGTNYFIKVQVDDDEFVHLRVFQSLPHENKPLALSSYQTNKAKHDELAYF